Proteins from one Salvelinus sp. IW2-2015 linkage group LG32, ASM291031v2, whole genome shotgun sequence genomic window:
- the slc39a6 gene encoding zinc transporter ZIP6 — translation MAMRRWAAAALAVLGLAMCWPCSTGDTGPECTRVNGDTGKSASEFLSTIDTQMAEQTQRQHLEALFDRYGENGTISLAGLKRLLENVGLDRIRKVMVQHHEQPEDDGAEGHRHGHHNHHRNHQHEDEHNGTHRQKHSHRPPIEPKKVPETPKVPKVDDPVLGKKVENSDXHHNLYVKKTTAAQEISTTTEAVRSRREAPTASLTTVILVSNSLGAENQTQPPMVRPEGSDNQHLYDHDHDNDHNDHNHDHEHSHDDHSHGQDSLHNQSQDHIQEKAECLNASSILSSHGMAEGALSLSDFGYLCPALLNQIDAKSCILHGNQPPQHXNKVHKHNDPHHHGHHNHDHTHEDHQVNENKKVGSIQAAWAGGFVSITIISLLSLAGVVLIPXMNRVFFKFLLSFLVALAVGTLSGDAFLHLIPHSQGGHHHYQHSVNRTSGHGLHGEEEEDHNLDGVWKGLTALGGVYFMFLIEHFLTLGKMYKDKQKVKKYDQNDDKVDPEKLPGLXENDLKPIEDVNTNGGGNFGDHHSDGLHRGSEEEEVMLAPATSPEGYASVSGSAAAATYTAGDCENKCHSHFHDTVGEADNLHHHHHEYHHILHHHHSQNHHPHSHSHSYSEQHFQQAGVATLAWMVIMGDGLHNFSDGLAIGAAFTEGLSSGLSTSVAVFCHELPHELGDFAVLLKAGMTVRQAILYNMLSAMMAYLGMITGILIGHYADNICMWIFALTAGLFMYVALVDMVPEMLHNDAGDHGFSHCGFFLLQNAGILLGFCIMLLIAIFEHKIQLEIDL, via the exons ATGGCAATGAGGAGGTGGGCAGCAGCTGCCTTGGCAGTGCTGGGTCTTGCTATGTGTTGGCCCTGCTCTACTGGGGACACTGGTCCAGAGTGCACTCGTGTCAACGGGGAYACTGGTAAAAGTGCCAGTGAGTTTCTGTCCACTATCGACACCCAGATGGCAGAACAGACCCAGCGGCAGCACCTGGAAGCTCTCTTCGACAG GTACGGGGAGAATGGCACCATTTCGCTGGCAGGCCTGAAGCGGCTGTTGGAAAACGTGGGACTCGACCGAATACGAAAGGTCATGGTGCAACACCATGAGCAACCCGAGGACGACGGAGCGGAGGGGCATCGGCATggacaccacaaccaccaccgtAACCACCAACACGAGGACGAGCACAATGGCACACACCGTCAAAAGCACTCCCACCGCCCCCCCATTGAGCCCAAAAAGGTTCCCGAGACCCCCAAGGTGCCCAAAGTAGATGACCCTGTCCTGGGGAAGAAAGTGGAGAATTCGGATMCCCACCATAACCTCTATGTGAAGAAAACCACCGCGGCGCAGGAGATTAGCACCACCACTGAGGCAGTGCGCAGTCGGCGGGAAGCCCCCACTGCTAGTCTGACCACTGTCATACTGGTCAGCAACTCTCTGGGGGCTGAGAACCAAACGCAGCCACCCATGGTCAGGCCGGAGGGCTCGGATAACCAGCACTTATACGACCATGACCACGATAATGACCATAATGATCACAACCATGATCATGAACACAGTCATGATGACCACAGCCATGGTCAGGACAGCCTCCACAACCAGAGCCAAGATCACATACAGGAGAAAGCAGAG tgtttgaATGCCTCCAGTATCCTGTCGTCCCACGGGATGGCCGAAGGGGCCCTGTCTCTRAGTGACTTCGGCTACCTGTGCCCTGCCCTTCTCAACCAGATCGATGCCAAGTCCTGCATACTGCACGGCAACCAACCACCCCAGCATGMCAACAAAG TTCACAAGCATAATGATCCCCATCACCATGGTCATCACAACCACGATCACACTCACGAGGACCATCAAGTGAATGAAAACAAGAAAGTAGGCTCAATTCAAGCGG CGTGGGCCGGCGGCTTTgtctccatcaccatcatcagcCTGCTGTCCTTGGCTGGCGTGGTGCTCATCCCGRTGATGAACCGCGTCTTCTTCAAGTTCCTGCTCAGCTTCCTGGTGGCGCTGGCTGTGGGCACGCTGAGCGGAGACGCCTTCCTGCACCTCATACCTCAC TCTCAGGGGGGCCACCACCACTACCAGCACTCTGTGAACAGGACATCAGGGCACGGTCTCCacggggaggaggaagaggaccatAACCTGGACGGGGTGTGGAAGGGGTTGACGGCCCTGGGCGGAGTCTACTTCATGTTCCTCATCGAGCACTTCCTCACACTGGGCAAAATGTACAAGGACAAACAGAAG GTGAAGAAATATGACCAGAATGATGACAAGGTGGATCCTGAGAAACTACCGGGACTGGAMGAGAACGACCTAAAGCCAATTGAAG ATGTGAATACTAACGGAGGTGGCAACTTCGGCGACCACCACAGCGATGGGCTCCACCGGggcagcgaggaggaggaggtaatGCTGGCGCCCGCCACCTCACCCGAGGGCTACGCCTCCGTGTCGGGCTCGGCGGCTGCTGCCACCTACACAGCAGGGGACTGTGAGAACAAGTGCCACTCCCACTTCCACGACACGGTGGGCGAGGCAGACAacctgcaccaccaccaccacgaatACCATCACATCCTGCACCACCACCACTCTCAGAACCACCATCCACACAGCCACTCTCATTCGTACTCGGAACAACACTTCCAGCAGGCGGGTGTGGCCACGCTGGCCTGGATGGTTATCATGGGCGACGGGCTGCACAACTTCAGTGACGGCCTGGCCATCG GGGCGGCGTTCACGGAAGGGCTGTCCAGTGGCCTCAGTACGTCGGTYGCCGTGTTCTGCCATGAACTGCCTCACGAGCTGG GTGACTTCGCTGTGCTGTTGAAGGCTGGCATGACCGTGCGACAGGCCATTCTCTACAACATGCTGTCTGCCATGATGGCGTACCTGGGCATGATCACGGGCATCCTCATTGGGCACTACGCTGACAACATCTGCATGTGGATCTTCGCCCTCACCGCCGGGCTCTTCATGTATGTTGCCCTGGTGGACATG GTCCCYGAGATGCTCCACAACGATGCTGGGGACCACGGCTTCAGCCACTGCGGCTTCTTCCTGCTCCAGAACGCAGGCATCCTGTTGGGCTTCTGCATCATGCTGCTCATCGCAATCTTTGAACATAAAATCCAGCTGGAAATAGACCTCTAA